One Oryza glaberrima chromosome 10, OglaRS2, whole genome shotgun sequence DNA segment encodes these proteins:
- the LOC127785794 gene encoding uncharacterized protein LOC127785794: MGSKVGTKSIAQIAHELRNKETGEWPTAMQVWKATYQKADGTWSLPNGEQVLSELNEVAQSQQEKICSAAVPLVEHFALVLGRKANHSRGMGLRAINGVAEERIRLLAQVEAAEKHAAAAQERADAAEQRAVAMEDQVRKLDETNAQLQVEQQSQRDELNSQRRTVEGQATDVERMVQQKLDEQMAIYFSRFASSNGVSSSRSPSDVRNNKI; the protein is encoded by the exons ATGGGCTCTAAAGTGGGAACTAAATCAATTGCTCAAATTGCACATGAACTG AGAAACAAAGAGACGGGTGAATGGCCTACAGCAATGCAAGTTTGGAAAGCAACCTATCAAAAGGCTGATGGAACATGGTCTCTTCCTAATGGCGAACAAGTTCTG TCTGAACTAAATGAAGTTGCTCAATCACAACAAGAAAAGATATGTTCTGCAGCAGTACCACTAGTAGAGCATTTTGCCTTGGTCCTTGGAAGAAAAGCGAACCATTCACGTGGTATGGGCTTACGTGCAATTAATGGAGTGGCTGAAGAAAGGATAAGGTTACTTGCACAAGTTGAGGCTGCTGAAAAGCATGCAGCTGCTGCCCAGGAGCGTGCTGATGCTGCTGAACAGCGAGCAGTAGCTATGGAAGACCAAGTCCGCAAATTGGATGAAACAAATGCCCAGTTGCAAGTAGAGCAACAATCTCAACGTGATGAGTTGAACTCCCAGAGAAGGACAGTAGAGGGACAAGCTACAGATGTTGAAAGAATGGTACAACAAAAACTTGATGAGCAAATGGCCATATATTTCTCACGCTTCGCTTCTTCCAATGGTGTTTCATCCTCACGATCTCCATCAGATGTAAGAAACAATAAAATatga